The Apium graveolens cultivar Ventura chromosome 3, ASM990537v1, whole genome shotgun sequence sequence AGACTTTGTTCTCCTTACATATTTCATACCCCCGCTTGGTTTTTTGCATATTTCCATCACAAAAATACTTACCCTCCGTTTGCATGGGGAGCATGGAATGGAATGCAAtggaaaaaaagaagaaagtgTGAAGATTAGAGGAGAAACAATGGAGATGGGAAGGACGAGTCAAACACATATAACATCTTACGATCTTATCAGCTACATAATTAGAATAAATGATTAATTAGAATAAATGATTTGTGCATCAATTATGGATTTGAAATGGAATATTTGGTGGAACTGATAATATAAGAGTTGATGTTGGGATTATAATAGGAAGCCATTTACATGTTTCTAGGCATCAAGAAATAAGATCCAAGTGCGATAGCGTGGAGAGTGGGTGATCTCTCAAATATCACCTAGTTGTGTGTGTTTTTATTAATTATAGGATCCATTTCAGTTTATATAATCTGATGGCAGcctatatatatgtgtatgtgtgtgtgtttgtagCAGGCCTGGACAGGTCTTAAACGATATATGCACTATATGCAAACAATAAAGCACCAAACCAATATCCACATGCTTACATACTTAAGACTCCCCGCAGCCAAAGCGTAATAAATCTTATGCACTTCTTTTAATTTTTGATATTTCTAGAGCATTGTGCGACAGGAGTATCTTGTATGGCTTCTGAGAAGTTTATCAATCTAAATCGTTTATGACAATCCTAATATACCCCTAGATCGATCGCAGTACATTTAGATTTTAAGACAACAAAACCATCACCAAGATCTCTCAAAATGTTCTGACAATTATTTCTTGCTATCATATAACATCTTTATAGCATTCGTGCTAGCAAGATGCCATTGACATATAAAACCAAGAAAATACACACATTGATCCTTTATATTTGCCTCCAAATAATAGGATGCGATACTCGATAAAACTTAAATACCATCGACAAGAAGCTTGCTTGAACCATAAACGGATCCAGTTAATTTACCCACCATATATTTGGATTCTTTGAACATATATTTTAGGTTGTGTCGTATTAATGGATGTAAGGAAGGATAGTAACATACATTCTTGCATAGTAAACACAAAGATCCAATATAACATTTTATTCTCTTCAAATGGAACTcacaaattatatatataaggAGCAAAAAAAGGAGAAATAGGGAACTATCTATGGGGATATAAAGGTCAAGCATTTATATACTAGTGTATTGGACAAATGTAGGCTATGTCCTTTGTTAGTAATTTAAGCACCAGAAGTCGTATCAAAATTATCGACTGTACATGAGTAATACTAATAACGCAGGAAATATCACAAAGTACAAAATGCACATAGTACAGTTAAAGTGTTGCCCTGGAAGTGGCAGGATTTAGGAAGACGTAACATCATTTTCTGACAAAAAATAAAATTAGTAGAAAGGTGAAAGAATTCTGCTCATCACTCATGCAACTGATCTGAGTTCATACTACTTACAGCTATTGTGCAAGCAACATATCCTGGTTTCTCTCGGTGGTCATATCTGGCGCAGAGCAGAACAAATGCACCAAAATACCAAGGGATAGCAGCAAGAAAGAAGCCAATTATGAACCTTCAAAAGACACAAGTCTCCATGATTCAAATATTAATACTACAGATAATAAATTAAAATCTTAACAAAAAACCATCACACCGGCTTCTACAAGAACATCTATACTATAAAACTGATGGATCATGGGATAACCTGTGTTCCGATAATCCAATTTACAGAATTTTGTACAAGATTTTGAATATTAGATACTCCTCCATCCCATTCAATTGTATACAGTTTTTTCTCAATgctcgacacgcattttaaggtgaatataaagtatacttccacaatttatttttgaatttttctttttatGTATTAAACTTTAAACATCAcatttttatttagaagaaaaaaatttaaaaattattcttgGAACTATACTTTAAAGGAGAGTTAAAATGCGTGCCTAGCCCCCGTCCCCAAATGTAGTCAATTTAGTGTTTTCATTAACATTAAAACACTAAATTGACTATAGACTACAGTCCTCTCTAGGAACTTTTAATTTGTTTGTGATATCTTACTACTTCGAAAAGAATGAAAAGGATTATGTACCCTATATTAGTGAATTCTATATGTCCTTCAGGCGGCATTCAAATGAGGTGACAGGTAATTCTCTACTGAGGAATATTAACTTCCGAATTAAATGACAATTTAGGCAAGAAGCGTGACACATCAACCTTGAAAAAGATTGAAAGGTTGCTGATAAAGAGAAGGTAATCTATTTTTCGGCTGTAGCTTAGTTGACTTATGAGTAGCTTGGTAGAGCTTGAATATAAGGTAAAAGTGATGTAATATTATAATTACATTTCATATTTAGGAGAGTAAATATCTCAAGTGTGATGATCCCCCGTAACATATGCTATCTAACCTTTGTAAATATCTTAACCTTTGTAAGCATCAAAGTCACCATAGAACTTCTCCATAGAAACTTAGATTTGAAAAAGACAATTTTGAAACTAGACAATATACAGCAGAAAAATTTGCTCTCAAGGAAAAAGTCAACTTACAGGAACCACGCACATCCAATACCACAGCAAGGAAGACGAGGCTCTCTCATTGGCCTTCCTTCAACAACTGCATAACCTAGAAAACAAATCATATGGCGGGGGCATTGAAATTCAATAAAAAGAATCGTCAACCCATTATCCCAAAAAAAATTGATATTTATTCGAAAGAACATTTCAAAGTACTTCATCTGCTCGCAAGTCAAAGAATTTAGATTCGGGAGCAAAAATTTATGTACACTTCCCATCCACACAAATCATTGTACAAATATGATCACACCCACGTCTCATCCAAATTTTCAGATTCTAAAAATCAAAACATATAAAAATCGGATCCATATAATACTAAAGCATTGATCTTTAACATCAACCAAGATCTGATCCATATAAAAATCTCAACTTTAGCACCTTTATGCCATACAGAAAAGACTAAACTTTGACTTGACTAACAATAATTCATGATCAATTAAATATCATAAAATTcgaataaaataaataaagttaaaataTCGAATTAAAAGTTTAATACCTGGAACAGCAGCTTGGTAGCCATGAGCATAGTAGTGTTGTTGTTCACCGGAGGCACCAGGCGGTGGAACAGGGTGGGGAAACCCCATCGCCGGCTGCGGCGGAGGATAGTTAGCTACTCCTTGAAATGTCCCGTACTGCGGCGGCGGTGGTTGTTCATCGTGGTGGTGTTGATATCCACTGCTTCCCTTTCCTTCACCCATACCTGACAATTTGTGTTTATGATTTGTGGGGTTATTTTGTTGATGAAAATTAAGACAATTGTAAAGAAGTAAACGACAGGGTCGTTGATGAAGTGATGATAGAGAGAGATTTATGTTGTGTGTGTTTAGTCGTACTTAAATGATGTGTTTGTGTCTCATCTTCATCCACCTAATTCAAGCCGTCCACGTGGAGGAGTACAGTTGTTTAGACTTCACAATTAATTGATGgcatattttttttttcaaatgaCGGAGGTCATGAAAATTTTTATCTCGTACAAAATTTTAATCATTGAATTCTGCACTTTCGTGAGTTGATCACACATTTgaacttgtttagcttccaatctagcttgattggCTTCAATTATAGTTTGTCCGTTAATTATTGGTGTACTTTGTTACTGAATTTTCTGATGAGTAGTCAGTTTggaagcaatcaatgattctttgatctgattgatttgagtagtagttgcttaTTGAGCTGTGTGTAAcgatctgacaactaaagttgatgcttcCAGATGATTGAGCAtttcaggatttgtaatcttctgaTGTTTTCAGATGTGCAACAGCTTGTCTTCTGGAAATaagatatgtatcatctttccaatgagcattccagagattatcaaaataatcttGCTTCTTattagcatctaactctttcattttctgttgtctcacatgcataggcatatcttcagggaagaaaagatcatcatCAAGATCTATAATAGTATTAGAAATATTAGCTttttcaccatcattagattttTCAATAGCAACCGGATTTTGCACTAATTgttgaacttcatcaccagcttcagcatgtagaatagaattagaaattggtgcagtatgtgatcaagtagcttcagaagcttccacaccttcagcagttaactccacatcttcaagtattgtagataaatgaattggagcttcgagactaacttccagaacctcagttcctgtaacatgctgtgatgattctgaaatggatgaaactttatgaatggactgttgtgctactacatcttcagcaacaacagggataTTCTCAAGTGATggtaaagtagagtaaatggattatttttcaacaaaaacagggattgTCTCATGTGGTGAAATAGTaaaatgtatggactgcaagaaagtatcaatACTTAGACTTGAagggagattaatagcccttggtacatcatagttttcttgatgttcaacaGACTATTGTTCAACATCTGTTTATTTAGTACTCTTATCACCTGCAAACATATAACAattaaaacttaatctctctattcttttaaagtagtctcactactcctcacaccatacatctcatgacttttaatagttagagcttcctcacaacgattactaaatcatatctctcatctacctcttcTTTTACCCGGATGGATCCTacctctcttaaattctgtttttctctcaatcttttcacacatctcacaaaaaaaggctcagaaagattttCCTACAGAAATAaaaggtggctaaagaagggtgatatgtggtcatacaactagaggtagtacttaaataaggtctagaagtaatcataccaacaagatttatatcatgaaaaataaatGCTGAAAAGACTGAATCAATATTTagaataaatgttgataaagtaataacagtatttataccGTGTGAATACACAATTAAGCTCACAATTGATATTGTGGTTATGatagttgttgttcatcaataatgagaacttcatttaaattggagaggatttgatcagattactgtcatgtaccatgatctcaaaccttgttcttcttgcaaagaactaacacttgaatgtgtttattgaaagctatcacagagtcttcaataaaaactgatgaaacctctatGTCTCTATTAGTATCATTAAAATCTATctcagcaagtagtctctaaccaactaaatgttgaTTCTCAGTGGTGAGCACAATTCAAAacttatgtcacttgatttttggcaacatttgagaaaagaattcaagtgttccaattgtgagaagaaatttaatatatatatgatGTGCAATGTTAAAAAATGAgtgtgaacaactttcttgatgagaaaaagaaagtttcaaagaatttggatagaatgcaacactcaaagattataattcttGTGAACTcagaattaaatctttcataaattcCTTCTTTAACAACAGTTACTTCCTGTAGCGTGCTTAATCTGTACTGAAGTGATCACATGCACTTAAACAGGGATTAatttattcacatgcactattaaaaaCATCTAAATTTAAGCAtgttgtactgatttggatattaACAGATAAAAGCATTCAAGTACACACAAGATAGTAAACAATTATTCACTTAAAAGAATCAAAGAAGGCAAAAACATTTTCATTAATCATTAAGAAGCAAAGTACAAGATTTCAtagaattttaaacataaaatccTAATACAATCTAACTACTCGGACTTCTTCTGCCTCTTTGCTGCTTGCTCCGCCCTCATCGCTCTGCGGTGATAAATCCTACTCATTGTGTCTATAAGTGAGATGATATTCTCTTGCAGCTCAAGAGTTGCTTGACGAGCACGTTCTGCTAATTCAGCACAGAGTTATTCTTTAAGAAGAACTTCTCCGGTAAAGAAATGTAGTTCCAACTGATCATCCCAAGAGAGATGATCATAGACTGAATTTGGAACTTCATTTGGGTGGTAGACTTCACCACCAATACAAACCTTAAGTCCCTGGATCAATGTACATCTTTTCATCACTAGGATTAAATATCGGTAGATAGCATCCACCACTTCGTGTGTGAAACTGGGGTTGAACCATTTTTTATTAGTGAGTATGTGAATAAATTATTGAAAAGATAATGAGTTGAGTATGAAAAAGGCAGTGAGTAGTTTTGGGAGGTGTTGTATTTATAGAAGAGAGGTTTAGAAACTGAAGGGACTCTTTTATTAACCATGTAATAACTAACCATAATACAAATACACGATTACACGTATTTAGGCAAACAAAAAGTAACctctctcttcagattcctattctCAATGTAAATACTCAACTATTACTagatacttgcatcagtagctaacccatttaagcaattaaaagatattccactaactcactgattaattaaaaataatgcGTAACTATTTATTccgaataaattcaaaataatcaatgaagtataacagtcaatcatctttcgaccattatcagtattttaattatgACAATCAGGATTTATTAGTCAAAACTGGGTTGactaatatcagaatttatcactACTGACAGAAcctattagtcaaagcaagtttaactaataacagaacATGTACGCATAATCAGTAGTTTAACATGCAATTTTtacataagatcatttagcacaatttgcatgttatcatgacATCAATATTTATCACAAAAATCAGTATCTGACAAGTACTGACACATgataagataccatgcttcaaaaatattaGTAGTCTTAATTATCAGAGTCTGAGAATTGTCCTGATgtcattcccaattcattcaccaatcttgtgaaacagagaggcttggtgaatatatctgctacctgctgatctgttgaaacaaagaccaattccactgtaccagcttccacatgttcccttatgaaatg is a genomic window containing:
- the LOC141713374 gene encoding large ribosomal subunit protein eL20z-like, yielding MGEGKGSSGYQHHHDEQPPPPQYGTFQGVANYPPPQPAMGFPHPVPPPGASGEQQHYYAHGYQAAVPGYAVVEGRPMREPRLPCCGIGCAWFLFIIGFFLAAIPWYFGAFVLLCARYDHREKPGYVACTIAAVLAAFATIFGLTSDSW